The Malus domestica chromosome 06, GDT2T_hap1 genome has a segment encoding these proteins:
- the LOC103420129 gene encoding increased DNA methylation 3 has protein sequence MDLEPKDDPRKASLKPSFADQHFLVNFIMGNYLGPDVNIDNLKYSAFQRIVESSPPYMSSDLGPSYVSVSLLESLYYYLLRNAHPSLILRPDMLHKYFKGNLTLPSSGVTKESWRQFTDLFPLALHEQIWYPESFRVVKGIVLIDDPVTSFMEEDVLEKFKSLSGIDGLKIDIGQTIRYQHEYLNGGESKSNGLNDDGKETKTENMSNGNGNSSERFLKKYKRRCVSHSPAKPASPQVDSESKHYNKDGASWMSNPDGPALMPLISLPNMEEPTSDSSIVLSGTARKGVVGPPVGLVDIGVSKVAYYFRVALPGVRKDFCQFSCEIESNGKVHLQGITSGGNPIRKRSRVFQMKLQQLCPAGPFTLSFSLPGPVDPRLFAPHFGSDGIFEGVIVKDE, from the exons ATGGACTTAGAACCAAAAGACGATCCTCGTAAAGCTTCATTGAAACCATCATTTGCGGACCAGCATTTTCTAGTCAACTTCATAATGGGAAATTACTTGGGTCCTGATGTCAATATTGATAACCTGAAATACTCAGCATTTCAAAGGATAGTGGAAAGTTCGCCTCCATATATGTCAAGTGATTTGGGGCCATCATATGTCAGTGTGTCTCTTTTGGAGAGTTTATATTACTATCTCCTGAGAAATGCTCACCCTAGTCTCATTTTGAGACCAGATATGTTGCATAAGTACTTTAAGGGCAACCTAACCTTACCAAGTTCAGGGGTTACAAAAGAAAGTTGGCGCCAGTTCACAGATCTTTTTCCTTTGGCTCTTCATGAACAGATATGGTACCCAGAGAGCTTCAGAGTTGTTAAGGGGATTGTTTTGATTGATGATCCTGTTACATCATTTATGGAAGAagatgttcttgaaaagttcaaatcTTTATCTGGTATAGATGGCCTGAAAATTGATATAGGTCAAACTATACGATATCAACATGAGTACCTGAATGGTGGAGAAAGTAAGTCTAATGGCTTGAATGATGATGGCAAGGAAACAAAGACAGAAAATATGTCTAATGGAAATGGTAATTCATCAGAAAGGTTTCTGAAAAAGTATAAGAGGAGGTGCGTCTCTCATTCTCCAGCAAAGCCAGCATCTCCCCAAGTTGATTCTGAATCAAAGCATTATAACAAAGATGGAGCTTCATGGATGAGCAATCCAGATGGCCCTGCCCTGATGCCCCTTATCTCTCTTCCTAATATGGAAGAACCTACTTCTGATTCTTCTATTGTTTTGTCTGGGACTGCCAGGAAAGGGGTAGTTGGACCACCAGTTGGTTTAGTGGACATTGGTGTTAGCAAGGTTGCATATTACTTCCGGGTTGCTCTACCAGGGGTCAGGAAGGATTTTT GTCAGTTTAGTTGTGAGATTGAATCTAATGGGAAGGTTCATCTCCAAGGCATCACAAGTGGTGGAAATCCCATAAGGAAACGTTCGCGCGTATTTCAGATGAAGTTGCAGCAATTATGCCCAGCTGGACCATTCACTCTCTCTTTCAGCCTCCCTGGACCTGTTGATCCAAGGCTCTTCGCACCACACTTCGGATCTGATGGCATTTTTGAAGGAGTTATCGTAAAAGACGAGTGA